A genomic window from Silene latifolia isolate original U9 population chromosome 11, ASM4854445v1, whole genome shotgun sequence includes:
- the LOC141613135 gene encoding uncharacterized protein At5g19025-like, giving the protein MQSTCCESKLVVIDFVILIVVVGAFGFLLFPYVMCTHTKLAEITSLVYYVLEEEICENLIIYGSLGVSIVCAAMAAWAIVMCTTRKCRNPSCRGLWKAAEFDIQLETEECVKNSNPVAKDGIKKGLFELPRGHHRELEADLKKIAPPNG; this is encoded by the coding sequence ATGCAATCAACCTGCTGTGAATCTAAGTTGGTTGTTATTGATTTTGTGatcttgattgttgttgttggcgCTTTCGGGTTTTTGCTCTTCCCTTACGTTATGTGTACACATACTAAGCTTGCTGAGATTACTAGTTTGGTATATTATGTTTTGGAAGAGGAAATTTGTGAGAATCTAATTATATATGGGTCTTTGGGGGTTAGTATTGTGTGTGCAGCAATGGCTGCTTGGGCAATTGTCATGTGTACTACTCGAAAATGCCGTAATCCAAGTTGTCGGGGCCTTTGGAAGGCGGCCGAGTTTGATATACAGCTTGAGACTGAGGAATGTGTTAAGAACTCCAATCCTGTGGCTAAGGATGGTATTAAAAAGGGTTTATTTGAATTGCCTCGGGGTCATCATCGTGAGCTAGAGGCCGATCTTAAGAAGATTGCACCGCCTAATGGATGA